A section of the Felis catus isolate Fca126 chromosome B2, F.catus_Fca126_mat1.0, whole genome shotgun sequence genome encodes:
- the LOC111560434 gene encoding uncharacterized protein LOC111560434: protein MDLDWQRSGVKEKWGKAEARGDGVRVSPGEASGSGTGERRGSQATPDALTSPGRQNVRPGPRRAEAAVVTCGGPVTQSRGAGTRRAEPAGGGRPQGPGAAAGQHLPSRLQVRECGARSRRSAASLLPPPPAPAPQRDTQYSPEAEAAPRGSCQWKPWCRLAAAARPSSACGEGEGGGQSLPAFLFCYWKLCTPVTLEEDSADRERDRA from the exons ATGGATCTAGACTGGCAAAGAAGTGGTGTgaaagagaaatggggaaaag CCGAGGCCCGCGGTGACGGCGTCAGAGTTTCACCCGGGGAGGCGAGCGGCAGCGGGACGGGGGAACGGCGGGGTAGCCAAGCAACGCCGGACGCGCTGACGTCGCCGGGGCGGCAAAACGTCCGCCCGGGCCCGAGGCGGGCGGAGGCAGCTGTGGTTACGTGCGGGGGGCCGGTGACGCAGTCGCGGGGCGCTGGGACGCGGCGTGCCGAGCCGGCCGGCGGGGGcaggccccagggcccgggcgcGGCAGCGGGACAGCACCTACCTTCCCGGCTTCAGGTCCGGGAGTGCGGGGCGCGGAGCCGCCGGAGcgctgcctccctccttcctcctccccccgcccccgccccgcagcGCGACACACAATACTCGCCGGAAGCGGAAGCCGCGCCGAGAGGCTCGTGTCAGTGGAAGCCTTGGTGTCGGCTGGCGGCCGCCGCAAGGCCTAGTAGTGCCTgcggagaaggagaaggagggggtcAGAG ccttcctgctttcctcttcTGTTACTGGAAGCTTTGCACGCCTGTGACTTTGGAGGAAGACTCTGCTGATAGAG agagagacagagcctga